Proteins encoded within one genomic window of Alteribacter populi:
- a CDS encoding cytochrome d ubiquinol oxidase subunit II, which translates to MGEPYIAITIIWVFLFVYAIAGSIDFGAGFWAMYYDKKQGSKASVIANRYLSPSWEVTNVFLVLLVIALVGFFPGAASYLGTLMILPFSLVLFLLTIRGTFMIYAYSSKKYSRMLTIISGTTGLFIPALLVATLPVAIGGFVSIGGERDYLLFNEIFTSPTLYTHVGFGLSTELFLSALLLSDYSREAQSEETYRVYRKNALWLGPVTLLFAIAATFTLLPEAGWMVENMVNVWYLFALSLIAFIIGYIALFLPSQKENPGRPRLSVIFIVLQFGLASFGYGLSHMPYILYPDLTIQDAFTDPAMFRWLLVGYAAGMAILIPAFIVFWRLFMKDKRYLQADK; encoded by the coding sequence ATGGGTGAACCATATATAGCAATTACAATTATCTGGGTGTTTCTTTTCGTCTATGCCATTGCTGGTTCCATTGATTTTGGAGCAGGTTTTTGGGCGATGTATTATGACAAAAAACAAGGATCTAAAGCTTCTGTTATCGCTAACCGGTACCTTTCTCCTTCGTGGGAAGTGACAAATGTCTTTTTAGTACTGCTCGTAATCGCCCTTGTCGGTTTTTTCCCAGGGGCGGCTTCTTACTTAGGAACGTTAATGATTCTTCCATTTAGTCTCGTCCTTTTTTTACTCACCATTCGCGGGACGTTTATGATCTATGCCTACTCTTCAAAGAAATATTCTCGCATGCTTACCATTATTTCTGGTACTACAGGTTTATTTATCCCAGCACTTCTTGTTGCTACTCTTCCAGTAGCTATAGGCGGATTCGTTTCAATCGGTGGCGAGCGCGATTATCTATTATTTAATGAAATTTTCACGAGCCCCACCCTATACACACATGTTGGATTCGGCTTAAGTACAGAATTATTTTTATCGGCGTTATTATTAAGTGACTACTCCAGAGAAGCTCAGTCTGAAGAAACCTATCGGGTCTATCGTAAAAATGCGCTTTGGTTAGGACCTGTTACATTGCTATTTGCCATTGCTGCTACGTTTACTTTACTCCCTGAAGCAGGATGGATGGTTGAAAACATGGTAAACGTTTGGTATCTCTTCGCCCTCTCTCTCATAGCGTTTATCATCGGATACATTGCGCTGTTTTTACCTTCACAAAAAGAAAACCCAGGTCGCCCAAGATTAAGTGTCATTTTCATCGTCCTTCAGTTTGGTTTAGCAAGCTTCGGATATGGACTTTCTCATATGCCATACATTCTCTACCCCGATCTTACGATACAAGATGCATTTACGGACCCAGCAATGTTTCGCTGGCTTTTAGTAGGGTATGCAGCAGGGATGGCAATCCTCATCCCGGCTTTCATTGTCTTCTGGCGTTTATTTATGAAAGATAAGCGTTATTTACAAGCGGACAAATAG
- a CDS encoding cytochrome ubiquinol oxidase subunit I, whose amino-acid sequence MDEVLLARMLFGSSMAFHIIFATLGVGLTLMIFVAEIVRAITKDDHFGVMAKRWTKGFAVLLGVAIPSGTIVGVMLSLLWPGFMGIVGRVIALPFQIEIFAFFLEAVFMSIYIYAADRLSNTMRIVSVGFVALGATASAVLITDAHAWMNTPRGFDYVNGEVTNVQPWDAVFNPSVFVTVAHVVSTAYMAGAFALASIAAFKLMKNNLSDNEKSYHRKGLAISLAIGAIMSFYTAINGHDTAKMLYEYLPVKLAAAEGLFETQANAPLAIMGIPDPERGEVVGGIEIPGMLSWLASGSTDGVVQGLYDYPEEEWPPLFVHTLFNVMVGIGFTLIGLSFGALFYRFVFPRKALPKWILGALVTTGPLAMLGIETGWIFSCTGRQPWTIYGVQLTEEAATRSGNLGFLFVLFISLYLTLLVLTALVLKFYFGRNPVNEELQNLNV is encoded by the coding sequence ATGGACGAGGTTTTATTGGCAAGGATGCTGTTCGGGTCTTCAATGGCCTTCCATATTATTTTCGCGACATTGGGAGTTGGGTTGACATTAATGATTTTTGTCGCGGAAATTGTTCGAGCGATTACAAAAGACGACCATTTCGGTGTGATGGCAAAGCGTTGGACAAAAGGATTTGCCGTCCTGCTTGGGGTAGCGATCCCATCAGGTACGATTGTAGGCGTTATGCTTTCATTATTATGGCCTGGTTTTATGGGGATTGTCGGACGCGTTATAGCGCTGCCTTTCCAGATTGAGATATTTGCCTTTTTTCTTGAAGCGGTCTTTATGTCGATTTATATCTACGCTGCTGACCGTCTTTCAAATACAATGCGTATCGTCAGTGTCGGCTTTGTTGCTCTCGGCGCTACTGCATCTGCTGTCCTTATCACAGATGCTCACGCTTGGATGAACACACCTAGAGGCTTTGATTATGTTAATGGGGAAGTGACGAACGTGCAGCCGTGGGATGCTGTATTTAATCCGAGTGTGTTTGTAACGGTTGCCCACGTTGTAAGTACAGCTTATATGGCTGGAGCTTTTGCGTTAGCCTCAATTGCAGCCTTTAAGCTTATGAAAAACAACCTTTCGGATAATGAGAAATCCTATCATAGAAAAGGGCTGGCCATTTCACTGGCGATCGGAGCGATTATGAGCTTTTATACCGCTATAAATGGTCATGATACTGCAAAAATGCTCTACGAATACCTTCCTGTAAAACTAGCAGCTGCAGAAGGGTTATTTGAAACACAAGCTAACGCTCCTTTAGCCATCATGGGAATTCCTGATCCAGAGCGAGGAGAAGTCGTGGGTGGCATTGAGATTCCTGGTATGCTCAGCTGGCTTGCTTCAGGTTCTACCGACGGTGTTGTCCAAGGACTATACGATTATCCCGAGGAAGAGTGGCCACCTTTGTTCGTACATACATTATTTAACGTCATGGTCGGCATCGGATTTACTTTAATAGGACTTTCATTTGGTGCTCTTTTTTACAGGTTTGTGTTCCCGAGAAAAGCCTTGCCTAAATGGATACTCGGTGCACTCGTTACAACCGGCCCCCTCGCGATGCTTGGGATCGAAACGGGCTGGATTTTTAGTTGTACTGGCCGTCAGCCATGGACTATCTATGGCGTTCAACTTACTGAAGAAGCGGCTACCCGTTCAGGGAACCTGGGCTTTTTATTTGTCCTTTTTATTAGCCTCTACCTTACCTTGCTAGTATTAACAGCCCTTGTCCTAAAGTTCTACTTTGGTCGCAATCCTGTCAATGAAGAGCTGCAAAATCTGAATGTATAG
- a CDS encoding ABC transporter ATP-binding protein translates to MSFIQLKGITKFFSSTLKPAVDSLDLSIEKGEIITLLGPSGCGKTTTLRMIAGFEQPSGGELIIDGKEVYNYTHSLPPEKRGIGMVFQDYALFPHMSILKNVMFGLNKWGMREKKKRAKEVLELVGLEEYATRYPTELSGGQQQRVALARALAPKPHVVLMDEPFSNLDAGLREKMRFDVTNILRKANTTAIIVTHDQKDAFAVSDRVVVMKDGIIQQIAAPKEMYRCPKNCFVAQFVGKTNLLTGTMDNDQRSIHTNIGKVDLPEQWKERLENVKLSIRPEGCRLAKEGQYCGEVERVTYGGEYQELYVRLHSDRMLSKEPMMIYAPIEQDVDVGSIVSFDIKPELVALVE, encoded by the coding sequence ATGAGCTTTATTCAGTTAAAAGGGATTACTAAATTTTTTTCGAGCACCCTTAAACCTGCAGTAGACTCTTTGGATTTATCAATAGAAAAAGGGGAAATAATCACGTTGTTAGGACCGAGTGGCTGTGGCAAAACGACGACATTAAGAATGATCGCGGGATTCGAACAGCCTAGCGGTGGTGAACTTATTATTGATGGAAAAGAAGTTTATAATTACACTCATTCTTTACCTCCAGAAAAGCGGGGCATTGGTATGGTGTTTCAAGATTATGCTCTCTTTCCACATATGAGCATTTTAAAAAATGTTATGTTTGGCTTAAATAAATGGGGGATGCGCGAAAAAAAGAAGCGAGCGAAGGAAGTATTAGAGCTCGTTGGTCTTGAGGAATACGCTACTCGCTACCCTACCGAATTGTCCGGGGGCCAGCAGCAACGTGTCGCTTTGGCGCGCGCGTTAGCACCTAAACCGCACGTTGTCCTTATGGATGAGCCATTTAGTAACCTTGATGCGGGGTTACGTGAAAAAATGCGTTTTGACGTGACAAACATTTTGCGTAAAGCAAATACGACAGCGATCATCGTGACTCATGATCAAAAAGATGCCTTTGCAGTATCAGATCGAGTGGTTGTTATGAAAGATGGTATTATTCAGCAAATCGCTGCACCGAAGGAAATGTACCGTTGTCCGAAGAATTGCTTTGTAGCGCAATTTGTCGGTAAAACCAACTTACTCACGGGTACGATGGACAATGACCAAAGGAGTATCCATACTAATATTGGTAAAGTGGATCTCCCAGAGCAATGGAAGGAACGCTTGGAAAACGTGAAGCTATCCATTCGTCCTGAAGGCTGTCGCTTAGCAAAAGAAGGACAGTATTGTGGAGAGGTAGAGCGTGTCACGTATGGTGGAGAATACCAAGAATTATATGTACGGCTGCATTCTGATCGAATGCTCTCTAAAGAACCAATGATGATTTACGCGCCTATTGAACAAGACGTGGATGTTGGCTCTATTGTATCGTTCGATATAAAACCAGAGTTAGTAGCCCTTGTTGAATAA
- a CDS encoding ABC transporter permease, which produces MSYNKEEKDEHKQNRQSPMLFFHRLWQQMWNGNPPGLVLFLLGIATAFVMAVPIVYVVWQSLFAGADRWMRLLDERIPGLLWNTLSLTGMVTLFAVIIGVSLAWFVNRTNLPGRKTWQWLLALPLVIPPYVGAVTYIIVAGPTGWLRDWWRDSEWLVSLFGEYPITIYSFWGVFFVLTMFTYPYVFLIASASLRKMNRNYEEVARSQGMNTRQIFWKVNLPFLRPAIGAGAILIALYVLSDFGAIAMLRYNTFTAAIYYQMGSFDTLSATVLSVVLIGLTLIILWGESITRRRQKYYQTTNTYKAPDTLSLGRWKWPTLIYVSAIFFLSVIVPIGVLIYWSVQGVTHGAIDWDFWKYAWNSIRVSGLAALFCMTLALPIIYMKSRYPSVLTNVIDKLSYSGYALPGVIVALGIIFIFSQYFTFLYNTYYLIAIAFVVRFLPQAMQAGEASLSLISPRMDEAARSLGYPPWKVMVKIIIPSILPGVLAGGALVFVSSIKELPATLLLRPAGFDTLAVRIWVDTSEAIYYTAAPAALLIILLSIFPLKYMLKKY; this is translated from the coding sequence ATGAGTTATAACAAAGAAGAGAAGGATGAGCATAAACAAAATAGACAATCACCCATGTTATTTTTCCATCGGCTTTGGCAGCAAATGTGGAATGGCAATCCTCCTGGTCTTGTACTCTTTCTTTTAGGGATAGCAACTGCCTTTGTAATGGCGGTGCCCATTGTTTATGTGGTGTGGCAGTCGTTATTTGCTGGAGCGGATCGATGGATGCGCTTATTGGACGAACGAATTCCAGGGTTGTTGTGGAATACGTTATCATTAACCGGGATGGTGACGTTATTTGCTGTCATTATCGGTGTATCGTTAGCGTGGTTTGTAAACCGTACGAATTTACCTGGAAGAAAAACATGGCAATGGCTTTTAGCTTTGCCGTTAGTCATTCCTCCTTATGTAGGGGCGGTTACGTATATCATTGTAGCGGGCCCAACAGGATGGCTGCGTGACTGGTGGCGTGATTCCGAGTGGCTAGTGTCCTTGTTTGGAGAGTATCCAATTACCATCTATTCTTTTTGGGGCGTTTTTTTCGTATTGACGATGTTTACGTATCCTTATGTTTTTCTCATAGCTAGTGCCTCTCTTAGAAAAATGAACCGTAACTATGAAGAAGTGGCGAGATCACAAGGCATGAATACAAGGCAAATTTTTTGGAAGGTAAATCTTCCATTCTTAAGGCCAGCAATAGGCGCAGGTGCCATTTTAATTGCTTTGTATGTCCTGTCTGATTTTGGGGCGATCGCTATGCTCCGCTATAACACGTTCACGGCGGCCATTTATTACCAAATGGGAAGCTTTGACACGCTTTCAGCTACTGTCCTAAGTGTCGTATTGATCGGGCTCACACTCATCATTTTATGGGGAGAGTCAATTACACGACGAAGGCAAAAATATTACCAAACAACCAATACGTATAAAGCTCCGGATACGTTAAGCCTTGGACGATGGAAATGGCCGACTTTGATTTATGTATCTGCTATTTTCTTTTTATCCGTAATCGTACCTATTGGCGTTCTTATTTACTGGTCGGTTCAAGGTGTGACTCATGGAGCGATTGATTGGGACTTTTGGAAATATGCGTGGAACAGTATCCGGGTTTCCGGCTTAGCAGCTTTATTCTGTATGACTTTAGCATTACCAATTATTTATATGAAGTCACGATACCCTTCTGTTCTGACAAATGTGATTGATAAGTTGAGTTACTCGGGTTACGCGCTTCCTGGTGTGATTGTAGCTTTGGGAATCATCTTTATTTTTAGCCAGTATTTCACTTTTCTTTACAATACCTATTATCTAATTGCCATAGCTTTTGTCGTGAGATTTTTACCACAGGCAATGCAGGCTGGGGAAGCATCCTTAAGTTTAATATCACCAAGAATGGATGAAGCGGCTAGAAGTTTAGGTTACCCTCCTTGGAAGGTAATGGTCAAGATCATCATTCCATCGATTTTACCAGGTGTGTTGGCTGGAGGGGCACTCGTTTTTGTGAGTTCAATTAAAGAGTTACCCGCAACTTTGCTATTAAGACCCGCCGGCTTTGACACGTTAGCTGTCCGAATTTGGGTAGATACCAGCGAGGCGATCTATTACACCGCTGCGCCAGCGGCATTGTTAATTATCCTCTTGTCTATTTTTCCTCTAAAATATATGTTAAAGAAATATTAA
- a CDS encoding rhomboid family intramembrane serine protease, translating to MFIRNESFQSFTRSYPVVTTIIGIHFVLFLWMNLFPFLGGDFIRNQGIGINAFIMMGEYWRLVTPIFLHVTITHVLFNSFSLFLFGPALEQMLGKTRFIAAYLLTGILANVATLLIGGVSYLPHLGASGAIFGLFGIYLYMVLYRKDLIDSANAQVVMTILIIGLIMTFVNPRINIYAHLFGLIAGAAIGPIILYKISRFAYVRRQSRPDDHEVTFDPQRWQKKSRNKQLFKKIAFISILVLAAIAFLARFL from the coding sequence ATGTTTATTCGAAACGAAAGCTTTCAATCTTTCACACGATCCTACCCAGTCGTTACTACGATTATCGGCATTCATTTCGTCTTATTCTTATGGATGAATCTCTTCCCATTTTTAGGTGGGGATTTTATTCGGAATCAGGGTATAGGAATCAATGCGTTTATCATGATGGGCGAGTACTGGCGCCTTGTCACACCCATTTTTCTTCACGTCACGATAACCCATGTGTTATTCAACTCATTCTCCTTGTTTTTATTTGGCCCTGCATTAGAGCAAATGCTCGGTAAGACGCGCTTTATCGCAGCATATTTGCTTACGGGTATTTTAGCAAATGTAGCGACCCTTCTTATTGGCGGAGTTTCCTACCTCCCGCACTTAGGAGCTTCAGGTGCGATTTTTGGCCTTTTTGGAATCTATTTATACATGGTACTCTACCGCAAAGACTTAATTGATTCAGCCAACGCCCAAGTTGTTATGACGATATTAATCATCGGTCTTATCATGACATTCGTAAACCCGCGAATTAACATTTATGCTCATTTGTTCGGACTTATTGCTGGTGCTGCCATCGGCCCGATCATCCTCTATAAGATTAGCCGGTTTGCTTATGTTCGAAGGCAATCTAGGCCTGATGACCATGAAGTTACATTCGACCCTCAACGTTGGCAGAAAAAATCAAGAAATAAACAACTTTTCAAGAAAATTGCGTTTATCAGCATTCTCGTTTTAGCCGCAATTGCCTTTTTGGCAAGGTTTTTATAA
- the acpS gene encoding holo-ACP synthase, whose amino-acid sequence MIKGIGLDVIEIDRIKTLLNRKQKFAERILTKEELDVFNKLDFKRKPEFLAGRFAAKEALSKALGCGIGEEFSFQDASVLANNRGKPSVHFVNPIPGNIHISITHTTGVAVAQVIWEDES is encoded by the coding sequence ATGATAAAAGGAATAGGCTTAGACGTCATCGAAATTGACCGAATAAAAACCTTACTTAACCGAAAGCAAAAATTTGCTGAACGAATCTTAACAAAAGAAGAACTAGATGTTTTCAATAAGCTCGATTTCAAACGGAAACCGGAATTTTTAGCAGGGCGTTTTGCGGCAAAGGAAGCGTTATCGAAGGCATTAGGATGTGGGATTGGGGAAGAGTTTTCTTTTCAAGATGCATCTGTATTGGCAAATAATCGCGGAAAGCCTAGTGTTCATTTCGTCAATCCCATACCAGGGAATATACATATCTCGATCACACATACAACAGGAGTCGCGGTGGCTCAAGTGATTTGGGAAGATGAATCGTGA
- a CDS encoding LolA family protein gives MKKIISLLMLAALTMVLAACGEKSQEDVIEALDKNLDDLTGYKATATMTLQTGKEPQSYEVDVWYQYPTYYRVALSNAESDQSQIILRNDEGVFVLTPALNKSFRFQSDWPENNSQVYLYESLINDILMDPERSFTATDDHYVFQTNTNYTNKNLNQQEVMLDKKELTPTSVKIMDVDLEVLVEVDFKDFELNASFDEADFDMDRNMTEARLDSGVPTMTEETEGEDQSGEDAFTVFFPMYEPQGTAFEESRELETENGKRVILSYEGEQPFTLVQQQSQVLEASTPVHVSQGSPVDLGFTYGAISKEGETTTVSWSYEGTDFFLASQHLDDEEMMSIARSVYGTEEK, from the coding sequence ATGAAAAAAATCATTTCTCTTCTAATGTTGGCTGCATTAACAATGGTGTTGGCTGCTTGTGGGGAAAAGAGTCAGGAAGATGTCATCGAAGCCCTGGATAAAAACCTGGATGATCTCACGGGTTACAAAGCAACTGCGACGATGACGCTGCAAACTGGAAAAGAGCCACAGTCTTACGAAGTCGATGTTTGGTATCAATATCCAACTTATTATCGCGTTGCTTTAAGCAATGCCGAAAGTGATCAGAGTCAAATCATTTTGCGAAATGATGAGGGTGTGTTTGTTTTAACACCTGCTTTGAATAAAAGCTTTCGTTTTCAAAGTGACTGGCCTGAAAACAACAGTCAAGTGTATTTGTATGAATCACTCATTAATGATATCTTGATGGATCCTGAACGCTCGTTTACAGCAACCGACGATCACTATGTTTTTCAAACCAATACCAATTACACGAACAAAAATTTAAACCAGCAAGAGGTTATGCTTGATAAAAAAGAGCTTACACCAACTTCTGTAAAAATTATGGATGTTGATCTAGAAGTTTTGGTTGAAGTTGATTTTAAAGATTTTGAACTCAATGCGTCCTTTGATGAAGCGGATTTTGATATGGATCGCAACATGACCGAGGCACGGTTAGACTCGGGAGTTCCGACGATGACAGAAGAAACTGAAGGGGAAGACCAATCGGGCGAGGATGCCTTTACAGTCTTCTTCCCGATGTACGAACCGCAAGGAACAGCATTTGAAGAATCTCGAGAACTTGAAACAGAAAACGGAAAACGAGTGATTCTGTCATACGAGGGGGAACAACCGTTTACCCTTGTCCAGCAACAAAGTCAGGTCTTGGAGGCGTCAACGCCAGTTCATGTTTCCCAAGGGTCCCCTGTCGATTTAGGTTTCACTTACGGAGCTATATCTAAAGAAGGGGAAACAACGACCGTTTCATGGTCCTATGAAGGAACGGATTTCTTCTTAGCCTCGCAGCACTTGGATGACGAGGAAATGATGTCAATTGCCAGAAGTGTTTATGGAACGGAAGAAAAATAG
- the alr gene encoding alanine racemase, whose translation MENLHAFYRDTWSEVDLNAIEENIRGIQKSLPDHVTYMAVVKANAYGHGAVGVAKTAVQAGAQYLGVAILDEALVLRQAGIKAPILVLGYIRPSDVELAAKYNITVTVYQDEWVEKSVAYLKEGSPKLKCHLKVDTGMGRIGIRTEKEGKSLTNRLQQHSQYFTIEGVYTHFATADELDASYIKKQHNRFEAYLNWLKKEMGVSVQYIHSGNSATALRYHEYSYNMVRVGISTYGLSPSEEVKPEIKVPLREAFSLHSRVTHIKQMPKDEGISYGATYHTKADEWVATIPIGYADGWLRANADGGEVLVKGVRAPIIGRICMDQLMISLPFPVELGTKVTLIGKQGSEIISVDEIAKRLGTINYEIPCMISHRVPRAIMNDGNLIHVVNKVF comes from the coding sequence TTGGAGAATTTACATGCTTTTTACCGCGACACATGGTCAGAGGTAGATTTGAATGCTATAGAGGAAAATATACGGGGAATACAGAAAAGTTTACCTGACCATGTGACCTATATGGCTGTAGTAAAAGCGAATGCATATGGACACGGAGCAGTAGGCGTGGCTAAAACGGCGGTTCAAGCAGGCGCTCAATACCTTGGTGTTGCTATTTTGGACGAAGCGCTAGTGCTTCGTCAAGCAGGGATTAAAGCGCCCATCCTAGTCCTCGGTTATATCCGTCCAAGTGATGTCGAGCTAGCGGCAAAATACAATATTACTGTGACGGTTTATCAAGATGAGTGGGTAGAGAAGTCCGTTGCTTATTTAAAAGAAGGTAGTCCAAAGTTGAAATGCCACCTAAAAGTGGATACGGGTATGGGAAGGATTGGTATAAGAACGGAAAAAGAAGGAAAGTCTTTAACTAACCGTCTTCAACAGCATTCTCAATACTTTACAATAGAAGGGGTCTACACTCACTTTGCAACAGCAGACGAATTGGATGCTTCCTATATAAAGAAGCAGCATAATCGATTTGAGGCTTATTTGAACTGGCTGAAGAAGGAAATGGGTGTTTCTGTGCAATATATCCACAGCGGAAATAGTGCGACCGCCCTTCGGTATCATGAATATTCTTATAATATGGTCCGCGTCGGTATTTCCACGTATGGCCTTTCCCCATCAGAAGAAGTGAAACCTGAAATTAAGGTGCCCTTAAGGGAAGCATTTTCTCTGCACAGCCGTGTCACCCACATTAAACAAATGCCTAAGGATGAGGGAATTAGCTATGGCGCAACTTACCATACAAAAGCGGATGAGTGGGTAGCGACTATACCAATTGGGTATGCAGATGGATGGCTTCGTGCCAATGCTGACGGGGGAGAAGTGTTAGTCAAAGGAGTGCGCGCACCTATCATCGGTCGTATTTGCATGGATCAGCTTATGATTTCACTTCCTTTCCCAGTTGAATTAGGAACAAAAGTCACCCTTATTGGAAAACAAGGATCTGAAATCATTTCTGTAGACGAAATAGCAAAACGATTGGGTACGATTAACTATGAAATTCCATGTATGATTAGCCATCGGGTCCCAAGAGCGATTATGAATGATGGAAATTTAATACATGTTGTTAATAAAGTGTTTTAA
- a CDS encoding CopG family ribbon-helix-helix protein, with product MSEEHTKRIMVSLPQHLVNELDGLLENEDINRSEVIHQATKMYLRERKKSKIRETMQQGYMEMAKINLNIATEAFLVEEEAEHTLDRLVSGV from the coding sequence GTGTCCGAAGAGCACACAAAAAGAATAATGGTAAGTTTGCCACAACATCTAGTCAATGAATTAGACGGATTATTAGAAAATGAAGACATTAATCGAAGCGAAGTCATTCATCAGGCTACAAAAATGTACCTTCGAGAACGAAAGAAAAGTAAAATTCGTGAAACAATGCAACAAGGTTACATGGAAATGGCAAAAATTAATCTTAACATTGCGACGGAAGCCTTTCTTGTTGAGGAGGAGGCAGAGCACACTTTAGATCGCTTAGTAAGTGGGGTGTAA
- a CDS encoding type II toxin-antitoxin system PemK/MazF family toxin, which yields MIVKRGDVYFADLSPVVGSEQGGVRPVLIIQNDIGNRFSPTVIVAAITAQIQKAKLPTHVEINAKRYGFDRDSVILLEQIRTIDKQRLTDKITHLDDDMMLKVNDALMISLGLIDF from the coding sequence TTGATTGTAAAACGCGGTGACGTTTATTTTGCGGACCTATCACCCGTCGTTGGTTCCGAGCAAGGAGGCGTTCGCCCGGTTTTAATCATTCAAAATGACATCGGCAACCGTTTCAGTCCTACTGTGATTGTAGCTGCAATCACCGCTCAGATTCAAAAAGCTAAGCTTCCGACTCATGTTGAAATTAATGCGAAGCGATACGGCTTTGATCGGGACTCCGTGATCCTGTTAGAACAAATTCGCACGATTGATAAACAAAGGTTAACAGACAAAATCACGCATTTAGACGACGATATGATGCTAAAAGTAAATGATGCATTGATGATCAGCTTAGGTCTGATTGATTTCTAA
- a CDS encoding RsbT co-antagonist protein RsbRA: protein MNEQIRELLDEHKLVIAEEWMVEIEKFRTEDHLQNISDTVYQNTNREFVETLFRTMGKDNEKMKEEISDYSGRLIQLGWPLNYITRGLQEFRKVTVGTLTKLDSLDRNMELHQDIEDWVDEIVNVLVSHYSGSWENTVFLQRMALKELSAPLIPVFEGISVMPLIGTIDTERAKLIMENLLSGVIEHRSQVVLIDITGVPVVDTMVAHHIIQASEAVRLVGAKCILVGIRPEIAQTIVNLGIDLGKFPTKSSLKKGIESALEMTSRQIVEINK from the coding sequence ATGAATGAGCAGATTCGAGAGCTTCTCGATGAACATAAACTTGTCATAGCTGAGGAGTGGATGGTAGAAATCGAGAAATTCAGAACCGAAGACCATCTTCAGAATATCTCAGACACAGTCTACCAAAATACGAACAGAGAATTTGTTGAAACGTTATTCCGCACAATGGGGAAAGATAATGAGAAAATGAAAGAAGAAATCAGTGATTATTCCGGTCGGCTTATTCAATTAGGGTGGCCATTAAATTATATAACCCGTGGTCTTCAGGAGTTTCGAAAAGTGACTGTAGGTACCCTTACGAAACTCGATTCATTAGACAGAAATATGGAACTCCACCAGGATATAGAGGATTGGGTCGACGAAATTGTCAATGTGTTAGTCAGTCATTACTCAGGGTCATGGGAAAACACGGTATTTTTGCAAAGGATGGCGTTGAAAGAACTCTCAGCACCGCTTATTCCTGTATTCGAGGGTATCAGTGTTATGCCTCTCATTGGTACGATTGACACTGAAAGGGCAAAACTCATCATGGAGAACCTGCTTAGTGGCGTGATTGAACACCGTTCCCAAGTGGTGTTAATCGATATCACAGGTGTACCTGTCGTTGACACAATGGTAGCTCATCATATTATTCAGGCTTCTGAAGCTGTGAGACTAGTTGGAGCAAAATGTATTTTAGTAGGGATTCGTCCCGAAATTGCCCAAACCATTGTCAATTTAGGGATTGACCTTGGTAAATTTCCAACGAAAAGCAGCCTAAAAAAAGGAATTGAATCAGCGCTTGAAATGACTTCCCGACAAATTGTAGAAATCAACAAGTAA
- a CDS encoding STAS domain-containing protein: MRIPILKLHDYLLISVQVDLDDQTALQFQEDVLNKIHQEESLGVVIDLTSVEMIDSYIAKVLGDVVDMSNLMGAKVVLTGIQPAVAITLIDMGIALNEVPTALDLEQGLERLQQELEG; encoded by the coding sequence TTGAGAATCCCAATATTGAAACTTCATGACTACCTGTTGATTTCTGTGCAAGTAGATTTAGACGATCAAACAGCACTTCAGTTTCAAGAGGACGTCTTAAATAAGATTCATCAAGAAGAGTCTCTGGGGGTTGTCATTGATTTGACATCCGTGGAAATGATCGATTCATATATTGCGAAAGTTCTTGGTGATGTGGTAGATATGTCCAACTTGATGGGGGCTAAAGTAGTCCTAACAGGAATTCAACCAGCTGTAGCTATTACATTAATTGATATGGGAATTGCGTTAAATGAGGTGCCGACAGCTTTAGATCTTGAGCAGGGGTTGGAAAGACTCCAGCAAGAATTGGAGGGATGA